From the Anguilla anguilla isolate fAngAng1 chromosome 8, fAngAng1.pri, whole genome shotgun sequence genome, one window contains:
- the si:dkey-154p10.3 gene encoding zinc finger protein 513, whose protein sequence is MILDTSNFATIARPSLFINKHIASDAFCRRGGPFFQILSGARDKRMSPLRDVFQDIQPVTLHLPEESATSRLYCGAAEGMEARVSTLVEAFLVEVYRCRVCQFTSSLKARISTHVAERHDLGRACQRPLSCLGKDDGESLDVEVGVADGELDGSSSPYGLEDDLHSGAKDGEDHIDHMGLERMSFLLPMYSILQNISPQSCDMGLGSNSDGSLHVAHTCEVSTLFEEEGGEAEEEAAEFQLEDPGSVDLPGALSYPMDSVGPEVQDEEMAQSAHLMSLGLCRISNIKCLPRARTPEPPSSPVPDRGPEDAPLAEKPPPPARTGARKPSGARGLSCVLCHADLASRGQLEAHLRCHDGERGFRCPRCGWACAAWPRMERHWRAHGRRRGGRPHRCRLCARAFRTAESRDAHQRRHARRKGDAVLRCPRCPARCRSARERELHARCHAPGGFKCLRCGFTDQSWDCVHKHMLTQHKHLEDRQTSSEQNSSSNTFSHKGAEPDSLRLPAAEAGPEDGRVQKKKKRARGWTKGSLQNGAGGGGGGGGGGGGGTGTEEEAPCSTRRTRGRKEFCCSLCDRKFSSKLSMRRHMGIHRGEKPFQCPQCQYSTRLKASLVQHLRVHTGEKPFKCSQCPYASIDGSSLRRHARTHTQEKPHRCQHCAYSSIQKKSLDLHVRRHHTGESFPCHLCRYSTPDRQLLHRHLRRHHSSDSLAQRPRPRSPPSGGGAATAAASPALSPRTSPLQDTESPSS, encoded by the exons ATGATTTTAGATACCAGTAACTTCGCAACAATTGCACGTCCTTCACTCTTTATAAATAAG CATATAGCCTCGGATGCATTTTGCAGACGCGGAGGTCCGTTCTTTCAAATACTTTCAGGAGCCCGAG ATAAGAGGATGAGCCCCCTGAGAGATGTTTTTCAGGACATTCAGCCGGTAACACTGCACCTCCCGGAGGAGAGCGCCACCTCCAGGCTGTACTGCGGCGCTGCGGAGGGGATGGAGGCTCGGGTGTCGACCCTGGTGGAGGCCTTCCTGGTGGAGGTCTACCGCTGTCGGGTGTGCCAGTTCACCAGCAGCCTGAAGGCCAGGATCAGCACGCACGTGGCCGAGAGACACGACCTGGGCCGCGCCTGCCAGCGCCCCCTGTCCTGCCTGGGGAAGGACGACGGCGAGAGCCTGGACGTGGAGGTGGGGGTTGCCGACGGGGAGCTGGACGGCAGCAGCTCCCCCTATGGCCTGGAGGACGACCTGCACTCGGGCGCGAAGGACGGCGAGGACCACATCGACCACATGGGCCTGGAGCGCATGTCTTTCCTCCTGCCGATGTACAGCATACTGCAGAATATCAGCCCCCAGTCATGTGACATGGGTCTTGGCTCCAACTCCGATGGTAGCCTCCATGTCGCTCACACTTGCGAG GTGAGCACACTGTTTGAGGAAGAGGGGGGTGAGGCCGAAGAGGAGGCGGCTGAGTTCCAGCTGGAGGACCCCGGTTCGGTGGATCTGCCGGGCGCCCTGTCTTACCCGATGGACTCTGTGGGCCCCGAGGTGCAGGACGAGGAGATGGCTCAGTCAGCCCACCTCATGTCCCTGGGCCTGTGCAGGATCTCCAACATCAAGTGTCTCCCCCGAGCCAGGACCCCCGAGCCCCCGTCCAGCCCGGTACCTGACCGGGGCCCGGAGGACGCCCCCCTGGCGGAGAAGCCGCCCCCGCCGGCCCGTACGGGCGCCCGAAAGCCGTCGGGGGCGCGGGGGCTGTCGTGCGTCCTGTGCCACGCGGACCTGGCGTCCCGCGGCCAGCTGGAGGCGCACCTGCGGTGCCACGACGGCGAGCGGGGGTTCCGGTGCCCCCGCTGCGGCTGGGCGTGCGCGGCGTGGCCCCGGATGGAGCGCCACTGGCGGGCGCACGGGCGTAGGCGCGGGGGTAGGCCCCACCGCTGCCGGCTATGCGCCCGGGCCTTCCGGACCGCCGAGTCGCGCGACGCCCACCAGCGGCGCCACGCCCGGCGTAAGGGCGACGCCGTCCTGCGCTGCCCCCGCTGCCCCGCCCGCTGCCGCTCCGCGCGGGAGAGGGAGCTGCACGCCCGCTGCCACGCCCCGGGGGGCTTCAAGTGCCTCCGCTGCGGCTTcacag ACCAGTCTTGGGACTGTGTTCACAAGCACATGCTCACTCAGCACAAACACCTGGAGGACCGGCAGACCAGTTCAGAGCAGAACAGCTCCAGCAACAC GTTCTCTcacaagggggcggagcctgactCCCTCCGCCTCCCAGCTGCAGAGGCGGGGCCAGAGGACGGGCGggtgcagaagaagaagaagagggccAGGGGGTGGACGAAGGGCAGTTTGCAAAATGGAGCCGGAGGTGGAGGTGGcggtggaggtggtggaggtgggggcaCAGGTACAGAAGAGGAGGCACCATGCAGCACAAGGAGAACCCGAGGGAGGAAGGAGTTTTGCTGCTCCCTTTGTGACAG GAAGTTCTCCTCGAAGCTGAGCATGCGCCGGCACATGGGCATCCACAGGGGCGAGAAGCCCTTCCAGTGCCCGCAGTGCCAGTACAGCACCCGCCTGAAAGCCTCGCTGGTGCAGCACCTGCGCGTCCACACAG gggAGAAGCCCTTTAAGTGCAGCCAGTGTCCGTACGCCTCGATCGACGGCAGCTCCCtgcgcagacacgcacgcacacacacccaggagAAGCCTCACCGCTGCCAACACTGTGCCTACAGCAG cataCAGAAGAAGAGTCTGGACCTGCACGTTCGGCGTCACCACACGGGCGAGTCCTTCCCCTGTCACCTGTGCCGTTACTCCACCCCCGACCGGCAGCTGCTGCACCGTCACCTGCGCCGGCACCACTCCTCTGATTCGCTGGctcagaggccccgcccacgcaGCCCTCCGTCCGGGGGAGGGGCCGCCACGGCCGCCGCCTCTCCGGCCCTGTCCCCGAGGACGTCCCCCCTGCAGGACACAGAGTCGCCGAGCTCCTGA